GAACTTGGCTACCTTCCGCTGCCCGGCGATGGGCATCCGCGTTGTTCCAGGTGATCAACCAACGGTATCTGAAGTCGAGTACGATTCTGACAACCAATGTTGGGATCGCTGACTGGGCAACCGCTTTCGGAGACGCCACCGTCGCAGCCGCCATGTTGGACAGGCTACTGCACCGCGCCACCGTGGTCGGTATCGACGGACCCAGCTACCGGCTGCGCAACCACCAAGCCACCGCCGAAACGATGCGTAAGGCGGTCGCCGCCCATGTCAGCTGAGACCCGTTCCTGCCAAGCCTGCTGGACCGAATTCACCGCCACCACACCGACCAAGATCTACTGCTCAGACCGCTGCCGCAAACACGCCTGGGAGCAACGCAAACACAGCGACACCGCCGCCACCGTCACCGAGGCCCGGCCACCCGCCCCACAGCCGGCCGCCACCCGTTCCTGCCCGCATTGCGGCGAACCCATCACCATCGTCGCTTTGCTGACCACTCCAGAAGCTGCCCGCCCCAGCACCCCCGGCGACGGCACAATCGTTCCCCTGCAACGACGAACCTGCTAACCTTAGCCACTCAAGCCAACTGGGCAATTTCGCTTAGCATCTCTGGGCAGTCTTCTTTAGCGCCATCAAGGATCGCGAAGTCGGCGATGGTGGCGTCGGTGTGTTTGCGGGGCTGGCGGGTGAAATGGTTTTCGCTCATGGCTGTGATTGTGCTCTCGGGTGCCGACAGGTTGGGGTCAGCGTTGGGGGCGGCGGCGGTAGTGGTCGGTGATGGGGCGGCCGTCTCTGGTGTGAGGGCGTACCCAAACCTGTCCTGGCACTGTGGGTCCGCGGTCTGGTGGGCGCCACGCGCCGGCGTGGTGGTCCCACGTGTAGCCGGTGTTGAGTTCCCCGGACAGTAGTGGGTTGAGCCAGGCGCTGACGGTATCGGCGGCGTTGTCGAGGTGGCGTAGGGGTTCGGGCAGTGAGGTGGTGGTGGCGATGCGGGTGTAGCCAGTAGACCAGTCGGCGGGTATGTCGATGGTGGTGGGAGGCGGTTGGGTTCGGGTTTGTGCGCGGCGATCCAGGGCGGTGCGCAGGTCGTCACCGTTGATGTCGACGGCGCCGGCGTAGAGGGTGAGATCGACGAGGTCGCGGTAGCGGTTGGTGGATCGTCCTGTCGTGTCGCGGTACATGACGCCGATGATCTTGTCGGCGAGTTGGCTTGCCAGTGGGTAGAGCGGGACGGCTGGTAGGGGCGACATGCCTTTGACGTCGGGGACTATCGGATTGGGTTGGCGGCGCTCGATGTCGCTGATGGGGATGGTGTCGGAGGCGACGTCCACGGCGAAGACCGCGGCGCGGTCGGCGCCGATGGTGGCGGTGATGCGCAGTTTGGTGCCGTTCATGACGCCGGTGAACGGCTCAGCAGTGTCGACGGTGTAGTCGAACGGGTCGAGGTCGCTGAGGCCGGTGTGGGTGGCGATGTCATCGAGGACCTGGTGGCGGTCGCTGCGCCCTGGCTCGGTGGCGGTGAGGTCGAGGTCTCGGGTCGCGCGGGCTCCGGGGACACGGATGAGCATGCCGATGCCGCCGGCGACTACCCAGGGTGGCTCGTTGGCGTTGAATACGCGTGCCATGAATCGTTGAATGACGAACTGGCGCAACAGTTCGTGTGAGGGTTGTGGTGGCTGGGTGGTGCGTGCGTGGCGGGTGGCTCGGGTGCGTAGCGCGACCCAGAATGCTTGCTTGGTGCGGTATTCGTCGGCCCAGGTCATCGGCCGGTGAAGAGGAGTTCGTTGGCGGCGATGAGGTGGGCGGGAGCGCCTACGACGGTGAGGGCGTGTTCGATGGTGTCTCGGCCGGCGCCGTTGGTGAGTGGGTCGAGGGCGTCGGTGAGGTCGGTGATGTTGGTGAGGGCTCGGGTGAGCGTGTCGCGCAGGATGTCGCCGAGGTGGCCGGCGTCGATGCCGTCGGCGTAGAGGTCGGCGATGGTCTGGGCGATGGTGGTGGTGGGGATGCCGGCGACGAGTCGCCAGGGTGGCCACTGTCGGGGGACGTGAAATCGGATCCAGGGGTTGTTGGTGCGCCGGGGTGTGGGCACGGTGTAGTCGAGGTGGTCGGGCTGCAGTGTTCCCAGTTCATAGAGGTAGTGGGCCGCGGTGAGGTGGGATGCCAGTGGGCCTGGTGTGCCGGCGCGTAGCGCGTCGAGTCGTTCGCCGGCGAAGTGGGAGGGTTCGAGGGCTAGCCAGGTAGCTCGGACGGCGTCGAGGGTGATGTCGGTGGGTGTGCCGGCGAAGCGGTAGACCGCGCGGGTGTCGGTGTGGTGGATGCGGTCGGCGGCGCAGAGCTGGGTGATGCGTTTTCGGGTCATGCCGAGGCGGGTGGCCTGGGCTGCGGTGAACATGCCCCACTGGCCGGCCGCTTCCACGGCCAGCGCGAGTTCGGCGTCACGCATCCCGGACATGCTCTTAAAGATACCCTGATTAGGTATCAATTGGGTAGCTCAGGATTACTGTTGGTGGTGTGGTCGCCGGGGCGCGTGATGCAGGGTGCATCACGTGGTGGGTGTCGCGGCCCAGGTCCAGCGGGTCGGGTGGCGCCGGCGTAGAGCATGCAGGTATCCGTCCAGTCCGCCGTTGAATTGGGCGATCAGGCGGAGGTCGGGGCCCGCCTGGTGCACTGCAGCCTCGAGGAGGTGTTGTCGGCTCAGTCGGCCTGTGGGGTCGGCGAACTGTGCGCTGCATTCGCGGCATTGGAGAGTGCCGAACAGGATGGGAGTGCGGGATCCGCGTTCGACGAACCGTGCGGCCCTGATGTTGTTGCCGCTGATGAGGTGTAGGCCGGTGTCGAGGGCGAGGTGATCCACAATGTCGAGAACCTCATCGGGCGTTGCCCAGGAGCCGCCAGGGCGGCCTGGCGACCAGAGTCTGCCGCCGTTGCCGAATTCGCTGGCGTCCATCCACTTGGGGAGGAGCCGGAGGTACTCGTCGGTCGCGCCGTGCAGGCGCATGGCGGTGACAGTCTGATTCGGGACCAGTGTGACGGTCTGATTCGGGACCCACCCGGGCTTCGGCGTGGCGTCGTGACGGCTTGATCTGGACCCACTTCCGTGGCGTCAGGAGGACCCGCATCCAGCGGTCCTCGCGGCACCGGAAGTGGGTTTCGGGATGAGGGTGCGTGTGGAACTGTTCGCTGCGATCCGTCGGGACGCCCGGGTCGAGGGCATGTCGATCCGAGCGCTCGCACGCAAGCACCAAGTCGGACGCGGCACCGTTCGCCGGGCCCTCACGTCCGCGGAACCACCGCCGCGGAAGACCCCGGTGCGTTCCTCGCCCCGGTTGGATCCGTTCAAGTCGGCCATCGACGACATGCTCCGCGCCGACCTTGAGGCGCCGCGGAAGCAACGGCACACCGCCCGCCGGATCCACGTCCGCCTCATCGAGGAACACGACGCCATTGAGGTGTCGTACTCGACGGTTCGCGACTACGTCCGCATCCGCCGCACGCAGATCGGCCTCGAAGCTGGCCGCCGGGTCGAAGTCATGATCCCCCAGGAGCACGCGCCAGGCGCAGAAGCAGAAGTCGACTTCGGCGAGCTCTACGTCATCCTGGCCGGGGTGAAGACGAAGGTCTTCCTCTTCACATTCAGGTTGAGTTACTCCGGGAAGGCGGTGCACCGGATCTACGCCACCCAAGGCCAAGAGGCGTTCCTCGAGGGCCACATCGCCGCGTTCAACGAGATCGGCGGCATCCCCGCCCGGCACGTCCGGTACGACAACCTCACCGCCGCAGTCACCCGGGTCGTCAACGCGCGCGGTCGTGAGCGGGTAGAGAACGACCGCTGGGTGCTGTTCCGCTCTCACTTCGGGTTCGACGCGTTCTACTGCCAGCCGGGCATCGCCGGGGCACATGAGAAGGGCGGTGTGGAAGGCGACGTCGGCCGGTTCCGCCGCCAGCACCTCGTGCCCATGCCCGTCGTCGACTCGCTCGACGAGCTGAACGAGAAGGTCCGTGCCTTGGACGCCGCCGACGACCGCCGACGGATCTCGTCGCGGATCCGGACCGTCGGCGAGGACTTCGCGACCGAACGCGAGAACCTCGCGCCGCTCCCGGTCGAGGGGTTCGACCCCGGGCTGATGCTGAACCCGATGGTCGACCGCTCCGCGATGATCACCGTCCGCATGGCCCGGTACTCCGTCCCGGCGCGGTTCATCCACCGCCGCGTCCGCGTCTCCTTGCGCGCATCCGAGGTCGTCGTGTTCGACGGCCGACTCCAGATCGCCCGGCACGCCCGCGTCATCACAAGGGGTGGCCAGTCGGTGAACCTCGACCACTACCTCGAGGTGCTCAAGGGTAAGCCGGGCGCATTGCCAGGCTCCACCGCGTTGGCGCAGGCCCGCGAATCGGGGGCGTTCACGCCTGCGCATGAGGCGTTCTGGGCGAACGCCCGCAGGCGGCTCGGGGATGCGGTCGGCACCCGGGAACTGATCGACGTGCTCCTACTGCACCGCGCCATGGCCGCCGACGAAGTCGAAGCCGGGCTGCTCGCCGCAGTGAGCGTCGGTGCAGTCTCAGCTGATGTGGTCGCGGTCGAAGCACGCCTGCACACCACCCTCGCAGCGCCCACCGGGGCCAGTTCAGACCGTCATCCCGTTGCGCAGCCCAGCGATGGCGAACGACGAGATGGCGACGCCAAGCGCAGCCGGAAGGTCGTGTCCCTCACCGAACGCCTGCTGCTCGACCCGGCCGCGGTCATCGCCGGCCTCCCGCCCGACACCCGGCCGCTGCCGTCGATGGAGAAATACCAGCAACTGCTCGGCCGCCGCACCGGCACCGACCACCACCCCGACCCGATGAGTCCCGATGAGAGCGGAGCACCCCGATGAGCACAGTCACCAGCGTGACCACCACCTTGCGCCGCCGCCGCGGCCTGACCGAGGAAGCCGCCGTAGCGGCGGTCGACCAGGCCTGCCGGAGGCTCCGGCTCCCGACCATGCGGGCCCTGCTTGGCGACGCGGTCGCGGCGGCGAACAAGGACCAGTTGACCTACACCGGATTCCTCGCCGAGCTGCTCCTGGCCGAGTGCGACGACCGCGACCGTCGGTCCACCATCCGGCGCGTGAACGGCGCCGGGTTCCCGCGGAGCAAGTTCCTCGCGGACTTCGACTTCGACGCCAACTCGAACATCAACCCCGCCACCATCCACCAGTTGGCGACCGGCGAGTGGGTGCGGAAGGGCCAGCCGCTGTGCCTGATCGGGGATTCCGGCACCGGCAAGTCTCACCTGCTCATCGGCATGGGGACCGCAGCCGCGGAAAAGGGATTCCGGGTAAAGTACACCCTCGCCACGAGGCTGGTGAACGAGCTTGTAGAAGCAGCCGATGAGAAGCAGTTGGCCCGCACGATCGCTCGTTACGGCCGCGTCGACCTGCTCTGCATTGACGAGCTCGGCTACATGGAACTGGACCGCCGCGGCGCCGAACTCCTCTTCCAGGTCCTCACCGAGCGAGAGGAGAAGAACAGCGTGGCAATCGCGTCCAACGAGGGCTTCGCCGGCTGGACCAAGACCTTCACGGACCCGCGCCTGTGCGCGGCCATCGTCGACCGCCTCACCTTCGGCGGCAACATCATCGAAACTGGTACCGACTCCTACCGGCTGGCGTCGACCCGGTCAGGGAACGCGTCGCGGTGACGCAATCAACCGAGCCTGTTTCGTGCGCACGCCGCACCCGGTGGGCTGTCACTGCGTGCTGTCCCGCGTGGTCATCGGGCGCCCCCGAAGGATCCGGCGGCGTCGCTGGAGAACCCGAGCGCCAGCACTACCAGCGCAGACGCGGCAGCGAGCGCGCCGATGAGTGTCGCCCGTGTCTGGATCCAGCTGGAGACCACCGCGGAGACGTCAGTGAGTCCGCCACCACGGCCCGCGGCGACCGGGGCGTCGCTGGTGGCCGCCGGGTACCAGTACCAGGCCAGATAGGCGCCGGTGAGCAGCAGGACGACAGCGGTGACCCGTGGGCCATGGCGGGCCAATCGCGCGACGTGGCGGGTGAGTCCGCTGCCTGCCGCGGCGGTGGCCAGGGCGAGCAGCAGCAGGACGGTCGCCGAGCCAGCAGCGTAGACACCGAAGACGAGCAGGAGCCGGCATAGCTGTAGGTGGCCTGCGCCTGCGCGATGACCGCGAGGATCACCCCGAACGTGCACGACAGCGAAGCCAGCGCGTAGCCGACCCCAAACGCAGCCATCCGGGCAGTGGGTGGGAGTCCCGCGGCTGCCCGGCCGGGGATCCGAGGCACCCGCACCGAGACCGAGCGTCCGGCTAGCATCCACAGGCCGAGAACCACCAGCAGGATGCCGACGGCCAGGCCAAGCGACGGCGCGGCGCGAATCAGCCCTCGGGCGCCGGCGCTGACTACCAGGCCAGCTGCCGCGAGGGTGCCGGCGAACCCCACCGCCAACACGAGACCGGCCCGCAGCGCCCGCAGCAGCCGCACCGGGACCGTTGAGGCATCGGTGTCGCCGAGGGTGTGGGTGATCCAGGCCGGGAGTAGCGCGAACCCGCACGGGTTCACGGGCGCGACCATGCCGGCCGCGAAGGCGAGGGTGAGCAGTCCGCCCATGGGTCAGGCTCCGGCCTTTGCCAGTTCGGCGGTGATCGTCGCGGCGTCGGGGTCGGTGGCGCGGAAGGTCACCGTGCCGTCGGCGTCGACGACGATCAGGGTGGACAGAGCGGCCACCTCGAATCGCCGGGAGAGTGCCGCGCCATCGTCGATTGCGGCCGGTACGTGTTCGGCGTCGACGGACTCCATGAAGTCGCCGATCAGGGCCTTGGATTCGCCGGGGTCCATGTCGACGGCGAGGAAGCTTGCCACGGTGCCGGCGTTCTCGGCGGTGGTGGCGGCCTCGCCGAGGGACCGGACGCCGTTGACGCATTCGCCGCACCCGACGGAGAAGAAGAACACCGCGGTGGGCTTCCCGTTGGCGGGCAGGCTGATCTGCTGGCCATCGACGCTG
The Mycobacterium dioxanotrophicus DNA segment above includes these coding regions:
- the istB gene encoding IS21-like element helper ATPase IstB, which encodes MSTVTSVTTTLRRRRGLTEEAAVAAVDQACRRLRLPTMRALLGDAVAAANKDQLTYTGFLAELLLAECDDRDRRSTIRRVNGAGFPRSKFLADFDFDANSNINPATIHQLATGEWVRKGQPLCLIGDSGTGKSHLLIGMGTAAAEKGFRVKYTLATRLVNELVEAADEKQLARTIARYGRVDLLCIDELGYMELDRRGAELLFQVLTEREEKNSVAIASNEGFAGWTKTFTDPRLCAAIVDRLTFGGNIIETGTDSYRLASTRSGNASR
- a CDS encoding nucleotidyl transferase AbiEii/AbiGii toxin family protein, translating into MTWADEYRTKQAFWVALRTRATRHARTTQPPQPSHELLRQFVIQRFMARVFNANEPPWVVAGGIGMLIRVPGARATRDLDLTATEPGRSDRHQVLDDIATHTGLSDLDPFDYTVDTAEPFTGVMNGTKLRITATIGADRAAVFAVDVASDTIPISDIERRQPNPIVPDVKGMSPLPAVPLYPLASQLADKIIGVMYRDTTGRSTNRYRDLVDLTLYAGAVDINGDDLRTALDRRAQTRTQPPPTTIDIPADWSTGYTRIATTTSLPEPLRHLDNAADTVSAWLNPLLSGELNTGYTWDHHAGAWRPPDRGPTVPGQVWVRPHTRDGRPITDHYRRRPQR
- the istA gene encoding IS21 family transposase translates to MRVRVELFAAIRRDARVEGMSIRALARKHQVGRGTVRRALTSAEPPPRKTPVRSSPRLDPFKSAIDDMLRADLEAPRKQRHTARRIHVRLIEEHDAIEVSYSTVRDYVRIRRTQIGLEAGRRVEVMIPQEHAPGAEAEVDFGELYVILAGVKTKVFLFTFRLSYSGKAVHRIYATQGQEAFLEGHIAAFNEIGGIPARHVRYDNLTAAVTRVVNARGRERVENDRWVLFRSHFGFDAFYCQPGIAGAHEKGGVEGDVGRFRRQHLVPMPVVDSLDELNEKVRALDAADDRRRISSRIRTVGEDFATERENLAPLPVEGFDPGLMLNPMVDRSAMITVRMARYSVPARFIHRRVRVSLRASEVVVFDGRLQIARHARVITRGGQSVNLDHYLEVLKGKPGALPGSTALAQARESGAFTPAHEAFWANARRRLGDAVGTRELIDVLLLHRAMAADEVEAGLLAAVSVGAVSADVVAVEARLHTTLAAPTGASSDRHPVAQPSDGERRDGDAKRSRKVVSLTERLLLDPAAVIAGLPPDTRPLPSMEKYQQLLGRRTGTDHHPDPMSPDESGAPR